From a single Methanomicrobium sp. W14 genomic region:
- a CDS encoding type II/IV secretion system ATPase subunit produces MKLLNREIKEESTAAAVPKKSLTVITDIIKSGREGISSAAKSAYGKMNASYNPQAKKSEARPGEKIPVFSFSEIKEKVSKFLKSSSKTEKTEIKDPVDEIIPYGEEEHYELPAVDEYEKDLIVERYWLAPPFSYVKIVKNWEMDLEYVVVEPKVTEEEYVLLEETYEELRNIMVYTSPGAMENLKFEEKKVKEIIKSFDPEIPEERLNILVYYLRRNFSGFGKLDPLMKDPGIEDITCNGSDIPIFIYHRRYANLVTNIVFSGEELNKYALKIAQKGDKQMSLTTPLVDAALPGGSRAQITYSDVISSKGSSFTIRKFKGDPMTPVDLIRLGTYSSELLAIIWLCVENGKSMIVVGGTASGKTSTMNAISFFIPPVAKIVSIEDTREILLPHKNWLPMKTREGGRNFDSGDVDMFTLLKASLRQRPEFIIVGEVRGREAQTLFQAMNTGHTTFSTLHAGGVNEAINRLTHDPINVPPVMFGALDLMIIQGLQHKGGYGYRRCLSVNEMKVDDGVIRWNPLYKWNLKTDVFERTYTESKALEDIAYTNGWTFEELYSHIDMRKRLLERMTEKKIYDINEISHFIHELRKKTYNAD; encoded by the coding sequence ATGAAGCTTTTGAACAGGGAAATTAAGGAAGAAAGCACTGCCGCCGCCGTCCCGAAAAAAAGTCTCACAGTCATAACGGATATAATAAAATCCGGAAGGGAGGGCATCTCATCCGCTGCAAAAAGCGCCTATGGTAAGATGAATGCCTCATACAACCCGCAGGCAAAAAAATCCGAAGCCCGGCCCGGTGAAAAAATCCCCGTTTTTTCTTTCTCTGAAATCAAAGAAAAGGTCTCAAAATTTTTGAAATCCTCTTCAAAAACCGAAAAAACTGAAATAAAGGACCCTGTTGATGAAATAATTCCATACGGGGAGGAAGAGCACTACGAGCTTCCTGCTGTTGACGAATATGAAAAGGACCTGATTGTAGAACGCTACTGGCTTGCGCCCCCGTTTTCGTATGTGAAGATAGTCAAAAACTGGGAGATGGACCTTGAATACGTCGTGGTTGAGCCTAAAGTAACCGAGGAAGAGTATGTCCTTTTGGAGGAGACATACGAGGAACTCAGGAATATCATGGTCTACACCTCTCCGGGCGCAATGGAAAACCTGAAATTTGAGGAGAAAAAGGTAAAGGAGATAATCAAGTCCTTTGACCCTGAGATCCCTGAAGAGCGGCTTAATATCCTTGTCTATTATCTCAGACGCAACTTTTCGGGTTTCGGAAAGCTTGACCCTCTTATGAAGGACCCGGGTATCGAGGATATAACATGCAACGGTTCTGATATACCAATATTCATATATCACCGCAGGTACGCAAATCTCGTGACGAATATTGTGTTTTCAGGCGAAGAACTGAATAAATACGCCCTTAAAATCGCCCAGAAGGGGGACAAGCAGATGTCTCTTACGACACCTCTTGTCGATGCAGCCCTTCCCGGCGGTTCAAGGGCGCAGATTACCTACAGTGACGTGATATCCTCAAAGGGAAGCTCTTTTACGATAAGAAAGTTCAAAGGCGACCCGATGACGCCGGTTGACCTGATACGACTTGGCACATACAGCTCCGAGCTTCTGGCAATAATCTGGCTCTGCGTTGAAAACGGCAAGAGTATGATAGTGGTCGGGGGGACGGCGAGCGGAAAGACATCCACTATGAATGCAATATCCTTTTTCATACCGCCGGTTGCAAAAATTGTGTCGATTGAGGATACGCGTGAAATTCTTCTTCCGCACAAGAACTGGCTTCCGATGAAGACGCGTGAAGGGGGCAGAAACTTTGATTCCGGTGACGTGGACATGTTTACCCTCCTTAAGGCTTCTCTTCGCCAGAGACCTGAATTCATCATCGTAGGGGAGGTAAGGGGAAGGGAGGCGCAGACGCTGTTTCAGGCCATGAACACAGGTCATACGACGTTTTCTACTCTCCATGCGGGCGGTGTAAACGAGGCTATAAACAGGCTTACCCATGACCCTATAAACGTCCCCCCGGTAATGTTCGGTGCACTTGACCTTATGATAATCCAGGGTCTTCAGCACAAAGGCGGCTATGGATACAGGAGATGCCTTTCAGTCAACGAGATGAAAGTGGACGACGGCGTGATACGCTGGAACCCTCTTTATAAATGGAACCTTAAGACTGATGTCTTCGAAAGGACTTATACTGAATCAAAGGCGCTTGAAGATATAGCCTACACAAACGGGTGGACTTTCGAGGAGCTTTATTCTCATATAGACATGAGGAAGAGACTACTGGAGAGGATGACTGAAAAGAAGATCTATGATATAAACGAAATATCCCATTTCATACATGAATTAAGGAAAAAGACCTACAATGCAGATTAA
- a CDS encoding type IV pilin, translating to MDFDAEENCEALSPVVGEMMMVALAILLVSLFSVTLLGLLPSERSDTVDIRMNYSIQDNTITLWHKGGDWIKKSEIRVIVIQGEGKDTHTYTIKPSDEGFSMKGESFDLGDNITVDVYKTSSITLKGGETVRLVSGKNTIYSGETSLQA from the coding sequence ATGGATTTTGATGCGGAAGAAAATTGTGAGGCATTATCTCCGGTTGTGGGGGAAATGATGATGGTCGCACTTGCGATTCTGCTTGTCTCACTTTTTTCCGTAACTCTTCTTGGCCTTCTGCCGTCAGAGAGAAGTGATACCGTTGATATCCGGATGAATTACTCAATACAGGACAACACCATAACATTATGGCACAAGGGCGGAGACTGGATAAAAAAGTCTGAAATCAGGGTAATTGTTATACAGGGAGAAGGGAAGGATACCCATACTTATACTATAAAGCCTTCAGACGAGGGCTTTTCAATGAAAGGTGAATCCTTTGACCTTGGCGACAATATTACCGTCGACGTTTACAAAACCAGCAGTATCACACTTAAAGGAGGAGAGACTGTGAGGCTTGTAAGCGGTAAAAACACAA
- a CDS encoding type IV pilin, whose amino-acid sequence MENIVSSDDGVSEVFGVMLLLTITIIVACIVSVFAGGFSFSSSEDTISSNIAASDFHVPGGSDDYTYVVFDLISGDPVSLNGITVKLGVRSSEKETTVISNSDNPSGNGLDDYMESYGDKKSRITVGGRFILYADGTDDDGVYWKSEGSLNRFHVDSDDFLTYRIIDDSTGRPVSSGMIAVPAV is encoded by the coding sequence ATGGAAAATATCGTTTCTTCTGATGACGGTGTGTCCGAAGTTTTCGGGGTGATGCTTCTTCTGACAATCACTATCATTGTGGCATGTATAGTAAGCGTTTTTGCAGGAGGATTTTCGTTTTCCTCGTCCGAAGATACGATATCCTCAAATATTGCCGCTTCTGATTTCCATGTTCCTGGCGGCAGCGACGATTATACGTATGTCGTATTCGACCTCATCAGCGGTGACCCGGTTTCCCTCAACGGGATAACTGTAAAGCTTGGTGTCCGTTCATCTGAAAAAGAGACTACTGTTATAAGCAATTCCGACAATCCTTCCGGAAACGGTTTAGATGACTATATGGAAAGCTATGGGGACAAAAAAAGCAGAATAACAGTCGGCGGAAGATTCATCCTTTATGCTGACGGGACAGATGATGACGGTGTATACTGGAAAAGCGAGGGGTCTTTAAACAGGTTTCACGTGGACTCAGATGATTTTCTGACCTACCGGATTATTGATGATTCCACAGGAAGGCCGGTTTCTTCAGGGATGATAGCTGTTCCTGCTGTATAA
- a CDS encoding type IV pilin N-terminal domain-containing protein, translating to MKSPVEEDAVSPVIGVMLMIVVTIIIAAVVSAFAGGMSATEDKVPTAAFTVSADLDGNGTIIFKDTGGDELILDEVLVQMEYNDSTITLSNLDKMGKRDYKYLTELGNDADGFIAGGDRMVLTCDTNDETNKLLVFQPTDVETNFTIPYYAHVDYMIIDKESSKAIQTGKFILR from the coding sequence ATGAAGTCCCCAGTTGAAGAGGATGCTGTATCACCTGTTATCGGTGTAATGCTGATGATAGTTGTAACCATTATAATTGCAGCAGTAGTTTCTGCATTCGCAGGAGGTATGAGTGCAACCGAAGACAAAGTCCCTACAGCCGCTTTCACAGTTAGTGCTGATCTTGACGGAAATGGCACGATAATATTCAAAGACACAGGAGGAGACGAACTGATACTTGACGAAGTCCTTGTCCAGATGGAATACAACGATAGCACCATAACTCTGTCAAACCTTGATAAAATGGGAAAACGTGATTACAAATACCTCACAGAACTTGGTAATGACGCTGACGGATTTATCGCCGGCGGAGACAGGATGGTTCTCACATGCGACACAAACGATGAAACAAATAAACTATTAGTATTCCAGCCAACCGATGTTGAAACCAACTTCACAATACCATACTATGCACACGTCGATTATATGATAATCGATAAGGAAAGCTCAAAGGCAATACAGACAGGGAAGTTTATACTCAGATAA
- a CDS encoding type IV pilin, which yields MISKKHEEAVSPVIGVMLMIVVTIIVAAAVSAFAGQYANDDKKAPTAVISCQALSDRLLFTHESGDYVDLIDCNLVLTNGENTRRFTGATDLEKVSMAIYSIKDRQINTGNQFYLEADNNGSSAGGGYLGWDETSDDPAFYLTKDEIGTYRILDRESGQTISEGVISV from the coding sequence ATGATCTCAAAAAAACATGAAGAGGCAGTGTCACCGGTAATAGGGGTCATGCTCATGATTGTCGTAACGATAATTGTCGCAGCAGCAGTCTCGGCATTTGCCGGGCAATATGCCAATGACGACAAAAAAGCACCAACTGCTGTAATTTCCTGCCAAGCACTATCAGACCGTCTTTTATTCACACACGAGTCCGGGGATTATGTTGACCTTATTGACTGCAACTTAGTACTTACAAACGGTGAAAATACAAGAAGATTTACAGGTGCAACGGACCTTGAAAAGGTGAGTATGGCAATTTACAGCATAAAAGACAGACAAATTAACACAGGAAATCAGTTCTATTTAGAGGCTGACAATAATGGAAGTTCAGCTGGCGGCGGATACCTTGGATGGGATGAAACATCTGACGACCCGGCGTTTTACCTTACAAAAGATGAGATCGGAACTTACAGGATACTTGACAGGGAAAGCGGCCAGACAATTTCTGAAGGGGTGATAAGTGTATGA
- a CDS encoding DNA-3-methyladenine glycosylase, whose product MDGYRSMEIHAECPFNLNKTLSLGQAPRWAYNRKTGWWYGVVKDSVIKIRQDGNILYFSGCSEKFCREYFSLEYDIKGFYNHFPDDPNMKKAIEKNYGLRITVQDPWECLCFQLSVNKKRVIPKVDSFTRISNKLGEPIELDDMTFHTYPSAANILEKGISALKSCNIGYKAKNIYLAAEKTSEDPLWTNRILNMSNNDAISYLCNFKGIKPNVAEWILLFSFKCYSVFPVDSHIRKYFFETYLSGLPPVKIFDATTDRIIKNNARDYFGEYSGYALEYLFAERLRQKRFFKIT is encoded by the coding sequence ATGGACGGCTACAGATCAATGGAGATTCATGCAGAATGCCCATTTAACCTGAATAAAACACTTTCCCTTGGCCAGGCCCCGCGGTGGGCATATAACAGGAAGACCGGATGGTGGTACGGGGTCGTAAAGGACTCGGTAATAAAGATCAGGCAGGATGGTAATATTCTTTACTTTTCAGGGTGCTCGGAAAAATTCTGCAGGGAATATTTCTCTCTCGAATATGATATCAAAGGGTTTTATAACCATTTCCCGGACGACCCGAACATGAAAAAGGCAATTGAAAAAAACTACGGGTTGAGAATAACAGTACAGGACCCGTGGGAGTGCCTGTGCTTTCAGCTATCGGTAAACAAAAAGCGTGTTATACCAAAGGTGGACAGTTTTACAAGAATTTCAAATAAACTGGGGGAGCCCATAGAGCTTGACGATATGACATTTCACACATACCCTTCAGCTGCGAATATCCTTGAAAAAGGAATATCTGCACTCAAATCATGCAATATAGGGTATAAAGCCAAAAACATCTATCTTGCCGCTGAAAAAACATCAGAAGACCCGCTGTGGACAAACAGGATACTAAATATGAGCAACAACGACGCGATATCGTATCTTTGCAATTTCAAGGGGATTAAGCCAAACGTCGCCGAATGGATACTTCTGTTTTCATTTAAGTGCTACAGTGTTTTTCCAGTTGACTCCCACATAAGAAAGTATTTCTTTGAGACATATCTGTCCGGTCTTCCACCCGTTAAAATATTTGATGCAACAACCGACAGAATAATAAAAAACAACGCAAGGGATTATTTTGGGGAATATTCCGGATATGCCCTTGAGTACCTCTTTGCAGAACGTCTGCGCCAGAAAAGGTTCTTCAAAATAACCTGA
- a CDS encoding type IV pilin N-terminal domain-containing protein, which yields MKNDEAVSPVIGVMLMIVVTIVIAAAVSAFAGNMDLDQKTGPNVNLQSELVMTSAEPVTVTYTYYCPDDLSAGEDPLDESSSKKYTISPNGGQHGILFTNIGGDAIDLKDLQMDVSSNNFNVLVDYTVTRDQASTNSLPDGKVGDDYDTSGDIIYSIDISDSSYTLDDVKAMATNQSNRYFVKINPETTGDTIIRPGDQFKFYTDDGYQSWAMSARTGDGSWAGGRESFGMDKGSGNEWVLSHKPSGEILASGDIYFPDNN from the coding sequence ATGAAAAATGATGAGGCAGTATCCCCGGTAATAGGAGTCATGCTCATGATTGTCGTTACAATTGTAATTGCTGCGGCAGTATCGGCATTTGCAGGAAATATGGATCTTGACCAGAAAACAGGCCCTAATGTAAATCTTCAGTCAGAACTGGTTATGACATCAGCAGAACCAGTGACTGTAACATATACATATTACTGCCCTGATGACCTCAGTGCTGGAGAAGATCCCCTGGACGAATCAAGTTCTAAGAAGTACACTATTTCTCCCAATGGTGGACAACATGGAATTCTCTTTACGAACATAGGTGGAGACGCAATTGATCTTAAAGATCTCCAGATGGATGTATCCTCAAATAACTTCAATGTCCTAGTGGATTACACTGTCACAAGAGACCAGGCTTCAACAAATTCACTTCCTGATGGAAAAGTTGGCGATGATTATGACACATCTGGAGATATAATATACAGCATTGATATTTCAGACAGTAGTTATACGCTGGACGATGTGAAAGCAATGGCTACAAATCAGTCTAACAGGTATTTCGTTAAAATAAATCCTGAAACTACTGGAGATACAATCATACGCCCCGGGGACCAGTTCAAGTTTTATACTGACGATGGCTATCAAAGCTGGGCAATGAGCGCCAGAACCGGAGATGGATCATGGGCGGGTGGAAGAGAAAGTTTTGGTATGGATAAAGGGTCAGGAAATGAGTGGGTTCTATCGCACAAACCGTCTGGTGAAATACTTGCAAGCGGAGACATCTATTTCCCTGACAATAACTGA
- a CDS encoding type IV pilin N-terminal domain-containing protein gives MIKKTISYEYSFMGGPNAREMPDLAVSPVIGVMLMLAITIVVAATLSAFIGGASTGYEKTPQLSLDVVCDGSGDDFNLVFEHRSGDYLKTEDLKIVSWVKNADGKMVKHEQTKDSYLTDVDGTGLRLPYIYDSQDGTDSSLEFGDAVWKAGMSAGTGDLKATADFLGLADGSELEDLIDSGESVEIDIVYLPSGNTIFKKEFILV, from the coding sequence ATGATTAAAAAAACCATATCTTATGAGTATTCCTTCATGGGCGGTCCGAATGCACGGGAAATGCCTGACCTTGCGGTGTCGCCCGTTATCGGTGTAATGCTGATGCTTGCAATAACTATCGTTGTCGCAGCCACATTGTCCGCATTCATAGGCGGCGCCTCGACTGGTTACGAAAAAACACCGCAGTTGAGTCTGGACGTTGTATGCGACGGGTCGGGGGACGATTTCAATCTTGTATTCGAGCATAGGAGTGGTGATTATCTTAAGACTGAAGACCTCAAAATTGTGTCCTGGGTAAAAAATGCCGACGGGAAGATGGTCAAACATGAACAGACGAAGGACTCGTACCTGACTGATGTTGACGGCACAGGTTTAAGGCTTCCGTATATCTATGATTCGCAGGACGGGACAGATTCTTCTCTTGAATTTGGAGATGCAGTCTGGAAAGCGGGGATGTCTGCCGGGACGGGGGACCTTAAGGCAACAGCGGATTTTTTAGGTTTGGCGGACGGCAGTGAACTTGAAGACCTTATTGATTCAGGTGAGTCTGTTGAGATAGACATTGTGTATCTTCCAAGCGGGAATACAATCTTTAAAAAGGAGTTCATACTCGTGTGA
- a CDS encoding type IV pilin N-terminal domain-containing protein — translation MNLVDARLKRKKNDMHCRSVGCMLNYSSEAVSPVIGVMLMLVVTIIVAAAVSAYAGGFASNQEQTPTAQLDVQLKPGDDAPRFVITHLGGDPLDTSDLKIITYYHKITRPGKAASEEVFKHTTDGSLNPSVAANYFDSVDYSAGTGSSVSNNGYPCTVSNGDPVKYWGNSTMMPGDVYTTTDATSLESVTTSKDIGDEPIEVEVIYIPSGGTIYSGEVIA, via the coding sequence ATGAATTTGGTAGATGCAAGGCTGAAAAGAAAAAAGAATGATATGCATTGCCGCAGTGTGGGGTGCATGTTAAATTATTCTTCTGAGGCCGTATCCCCGGTAATCGGGGTCATGTTAATGCTCGTTGTAACAATAATTGTCGCAGCGGCGGTTTCTGCGTATGCAGGAGGATTCGCTTCAAACCAGGAGCAGACGCCTACAGCCCAGCTGGACGTACAGCTGAAGCCCGGCGACGACGCACCGAGGTTTGTGATAACCCACCTCGGAGGAGACCCTCTTGACACAAGTGATCTCAAGATAATCACATATTACCATAAAATTACAAGACCAGGAAAAGCAGCTAGCGAAGAAGTTTTCAAGCACACCACTGATGGATCACTTAATCCTTCAGTTGCAGCAAATTACTTTGATTCAGTGGATTATTCTGCCGGGACTGGCTCTTCAGTATCAAACAACGGCTACCCGTGTACAGTCTCCAACGGAGACCCCGTCAAGTACTGGGGCAATTCCACAATGATGCCCGGAGACGTCTATACAACAACTGATGCCACGTCTCTTGAAAGTGTTACAACATCCAAAGATATAGGTGATGAGCCCATAGAGGTTGAGGTCATATACATCCCGTCAGGAGGAACTATTTACAGCGGCGAGGTGATCGCCTGA
- a CDS encoding type IV pilin N-terminal domain-containing protein, with translation MKKLIKIIKTNDAVSPVIGVMLMIVVTVVIAAVVSAFASDMSGGQDTAPVASIQCKIVKEDTNTILTFKHISGDSINTANLKIIVSYTDSGGAPVQKRSTGVNVDDLTNSKGEIVSGKVPYLTDVKEGDVGTEKTNFGSFMWKTGQVLSSGSPKGFSGIIGVSDVNIGDTFNIKLVDTSSQKAIVDQDVTVQ, from the coding sequence ATGAAGAAACTTATTAAAATCATAAAAACCAATGACGCGGTTTCACCTGTTATCGGTGTAATGCTGATGATAGTTGTAACAGTAGTTATTGCAGCCGTTGTCTCGGCATTTGCCAGTGATATGAGCGGCGGTCAGGACACTGCACCGGTTGCATCAATCCAGTGTAAAATCGTAAAAGAAGACACCAATACAATACTTACTTTCAAACACATATCAGGAGATTCGATAAACACTGCAAACCTGAAAATTATCGTAAGTTACACTGATTCAGGTGGTGCTCCTGTACAAAAAAGGTCAACAGGAGTTAATGTCGATGACCTTACAAATTCAAAAGGTGAAATTGTCAGCGGAAAAGTACCGTATCTTACTGATGTTAAGGAAGGCGATGTAGGCACTGAAAAGACAAATTTTGGCAGTTTTATGTGGAAAACCGGGCAGGTCCTCTCATCTGGAAGTCCAAAAGGGTTTAGTGGAATTATAGGTGTTTCTGATGTAAATATTGGGGATACCTTCAACATTAAACTTGTTGATACCAGCTCTCAAAAAGCAATAGTTGACCAGGATGTGACAGTACAATGA
- a CDS encoding type IV pilin N-terminal domain-containing protein, whose translation MKNLLQKEEGVSPVIGVMLMIVVTVIIAAAVSAFATGLSDTSADTPVANFEFKVYSHYVFGSTYNSGTTPYLEARLKSGEAINTENLKIISHFKYANGTEGSHEFIKSNVNPSATSGTKNVFMSFSGPGNELYFGDTGSYWHTGDKFTGGVEYVLGIPEDETKAGDKIDIDMVYKPTNTIIWSDEVTVI comes from the coding sequence ATGAAGAATCTTTTACAAAAAGAAGAAGGTGTGTCTCCGGTAATAGGGGTCATGCTCATGATAGTTGTAACGGTCATAATTGCAGCGGCGGTCTCGGCATTTGCTACCGGTCTTTCCGACACTTCGGCTGACACGCCTGTTGCAAATTTTGAATTTAAAGTATATTCTCATTACGTATTTGGAAGCACTTATAACAGTGGGACAACCCCATATCTTGAAGCAAGATTAAAAAGCGGAGAAGCAATCAACACCGAAAATCTTAAAATTATTTCACACTTCAAATACGCAAACGGTACAGAGGGTTCACATGAATTCATCAAATCAAACGTTAATCCAAGCGCAACAAGCGGAACTAAAAATGTTTTTATGAGTTTTTCAGGACCAGGAAATGAATTGTACTTCGGGGATACTGGTTCTTACTGGCATACAGGAGACAAATTTACAGGAGGAGTTGAGTATGTCTTAGGAATACCTGAAGACGAAACTAAGGCTGGTGATAAAATTGACATCGACATGGTGTACAAGCCGACGAACACAATTATCTGGTCTGATGAGGTGACAGTCATATGA
- a CDS encoding PQQ-binding-like beta-propeller repeat protein, whose amino-acid sequence MVKRNIMLIIAGLMLLALFVPSAMAADYQNNGQFIAYYDSDKVSNGVSDDAATTYYNEGMKMASANAIATLQSVSSNDWPQFMYNAANVGSSPSTGLVSNNQSVTSLDVNAIGTVNPVIADGHIFVLTGYSGFDEPSGLTQIYLTCIDESTHLVEWNFPLPRDVHYGSWSSPATDGTYVYAVSDNKVYCVNVATGNEVWDFTTIGSVICNGGPTIGGSHVFCSDWSGNYYCLDKDDGELNWIFNNTCTQDYDMTYSQGTPAYDPAGYVYLTGYGYSDGDQAGELYKVDVSTGQEVWGIEETGRGEFCGSASIDGDYVYVTSYSFSGNGALYKFSKSDGTRQFRKTIERTDATPAIDSENGLIYVSGGWNGGEWGRAAPGVRCYYTNGTLKWSRLNEDMGGWTCSVALADGYAFVGKESGDMSTFCYNTTYALNAETGATEWFYPAGGATAAIANGNVYTIGNDGNLYIFG is encoded by the coding sequence ATGGTAAAAAGAAATATAATGCTTATTATAGCAGGTTTAATGCTTCTGGCACTTTTTGTGCCTTCTGCAATGGCAGCAGACTACCAGAACAACGGGCAGTTCATTGCTTACTATGACAGTGACAAAGTCTCAAACGGAGTTTCTGATGACGCTGCGACAACCTACTATAACGAAGGTATGAAAATGGCGTCCGCAAACGCCATAGCAACGCTTCAGAGTGTGTCTTCCAACGACTGGCCACAGTTTATGTACAATGCGGCAAATGTCGGGAGTTCACCTTCAACCGGCCTTGTTTCAAACAACCAGTCTGTGACAAGCCTTGACGTAAATGCGATAGGCACAGTGAATCCGGTTATCGCGGACGGGCATATATTTGTTTTAACTGGATATTCCGGTTTTGACGAGCCGAGCGGACTTACGCAGATATATCTTACCTGCATTGATGAGAGCACGCATTTAGTTGAGTGGAATTTCCCGCTTCCGCGTGATGTCCACTACGGTTCATGGTCTTCTCCTGCTACCGACGGGACATATGTATATGCTGTCTCTGACAACAAAGTGTATTGTGTCAATGTTGCAACCGGAAACGAAGTATGGGACTTCACCACGATTGGTAGCGTTATTTGCAACGGGGGCCCGACAATAGGCGGAAGCCATGTCTTCTGCAGCGACTGGTCTGGAAATTATTACTGCCTTGACAAGGACGACGGAGAACTGAACTGGATATTCAACAACACCTGCACACAGGATTATGACATGACTTATTCACAGGGCACCCCTGCGTATGATCCTGCAGGATATGTTTACCTGACTGGTTATGGATATTCTGACGGTGATCAGGCAGGAGAATTATATAAGGTAGATGTTTCTACAGGACAGGAAGTATGGGGTATTGAAGAGACTGGTCGCGGAGAATTTTGTGGTTCCGCGTCAATTGATGGCGATTACGTCTATGTGACATCGTACTCTTTCTCAGGCAACGGTGCCCTTTACAAGTTTAGCAAGAGTGACGGTACCCGTCAGTTCCGTAAAACTATTGAGAGAACAGATGCAACACCTGCTATAGACTCTGAAAATGGTCTTATTTATGTGTCAGGTGGATGGAACGGAGGAGAATGGGGCAGAGCTGCTCCTGGAGTTAGGTGCTATTACACCAACGGTACACTTAAGTGGAGCCGCCTGAATGAAGATATGGGTGGATGGACATGCTCTGTTGCACTTGCTGACGGATATGCATTTGTAGGAAAGGAGTCCGGTGATATGAGTACATTCTGCTACAATACGACTTACGCATTAAATGCTGAGACTGGTGCAACTGAATGGTTCTACCCTGCCGGAGGAGCGACCGCAGCTATTGCAAACGGTAATGTTTACACTATCGGAAACGACGGAAATCTGTACATATTCGGATGA